Within the Marixanthomonas sp. SCSIO 43207 genome, the region CTTTTTGTATCCAGTTTTTTAATTCGCTAAATGTTTCATCTTTTAGTACACTTCTGTACCAGCCGTTTGGCATTACCAAAACATCATATCGTTGAAGCATATCTGCATTAAAATCTTCAGTATTAATTGAAGTTATAGGGTACTGTAATTGTTGTTCAAAAAAATGCCAGATAGCACCATAACTTAGCGAAGAAGTTCCATTTCCTTGTAATACAGCAATACGTTGCTTGTTTATTAACTTTATATCTGGAGAACCAAAATCGGTTAGTGTATCTGCAAAACTTGTTTGAGAAGCATATAGAGTACGTTTGTGGTTATTAGCCAAACGATTTACAATAGCATCAAACTCTGTATTACTTTTGTTATCGCTTCGGGTAATAATTAAACTACCTCTGTCAAATGTGTTACCATTAAAGTTCAATTTCTTTTCTGAAAAACGCACTCGTATATCGTGCTTTAATAAATCTGCCAGAAAAGATGCATCGTCCATACTGTTCCATTTTGCGATATAACCTGCTGCAGTTGAAGCTTCAGTATTTGTTTTAAAAATAGATTTTGGAGTATCATTTGCTGAAACTAAAGAGGTGCTTGCCACAGCCTCAAGGCCATAAGCATAAGGAAGGCTCCAAGCGGTAATATCATACGTTACAGGTGTAGAAAGCTTTGTTTGTGGCTCAAATAAAACTTGAACCATTTTCCCTTTTGGTTGATTGGTACTTACTACCAATGCATTTTCTGCTTTCATACTGCCTTGTTTCGCATCAGTATAACTGTAACCTGTAACGGTTTTGCCGTTAATAAAACCATATTTTATCTCGTGTAAATCTAGAAGCTCTGTAAGCGCATTGATATTATCGCTGTTTCCTTTTAAAACATAGCTTTTATATTTTGAAGATTGATTGTTAAAGAATTTTTTAAACTCTGAAGTTAACTCTTCGGTATTTCTAGATGCTACCTCTACTGTAGAAAGCCCGGTAGTTGTGTGATGTGCAATACGATCTTTAAGAGTAAGTTCAAATCCTTCATCTGTATTAATACCTAAACCGGCAAACCCATGTCCTGCCTGTTCATAAGTCATCCCAATTGCTCCCATATAAATAGGGTAGGTGTCACCATAACTAGGATATAATAAATCAAAACGCTCACGGGTAAAAAATAACCACCCGTTTTCATCAAAGTATTTTGCGTGATTTTTACCTATTTGATGCTGAAATTCTCGTTGAAAAGGAGTGATGATTTCGTGATACGGTTCTGCAGCAGGTGCAAAGTAATAGGGCTCATTAATGCCTTGTTCGTGAAAATCAACGTGAACATGAGGCATCCATTGATTGTAAATTTTTAAACGTTGGCGAGTTTCTATTTGAGAAGCCCAAGCCCAGTCACGGTTAAGATCAAATAGGTAATGATTTGGTCTTCCTCCTGGCCATGGTTCGCTGTGCTCGGTTGCGTCTTGTGATGGGTTATACGGTGTTGCCTTTACTTGGTTGTACCAGTTTACATAGCGATCACGGCCGTCGGGGTTTACAGAAGGGTCAATAATTACAACGGTATTTTCCAGCCAATCTTTCTTTTCTGTGATTAATTGATAAAGAGTTGCCATAGCAGCTTCTGTACTCGATGCTTCATTTCCGTGTACATTATAACTCATCCATACTATAGCGTGTTTAGGATTTGCTTCACCAGACTGTAGGCCAATACTTTTCAAATTGTTGGCTCTAATGGTTTCTAGATTTAAAATATTCTGTGGAGAAGAAACCACAGCATAGGTTAATGACCGTCTTTCATTTGTTTTTCCGTACCCTTGAAAGGTTACCATATCACTATTTTCTGCAACGTGCTTAAAATAATTAACCACATCTGCATTTCTTGTAAATTGTGACCCCAATTCATATTCTAAAAATTCTGAAGGCGATTGTACTTGTGCAAATAAAAAGGATGATAATACTAAAAAGAGAGGCGTAAAAAACTTGGTCATTTTTATGTAATTTGATTTGAGGGCTAAAGATAGTTGATTTTACAAAATTCAAATCTCAAAAAATAAGCTAATTTAAAACCGAATAAGATTAACGTATCTTTAAAATCACAAATCACGTAAAGTGGTTACATTTGTGTCAATTTTTAAAGACTGTATGCCAATTTCTACTATTTCGTATCAACAAACCGGTTATTTTTCAAACTTAATTTGTGACTATCTTGACTCAAAAGATAGCTTGTCTCAATTTTTCGGAAATTTTCCATCATTAGAAAATTTCAAAAATCAAATAGAGCAAAAGCAAAATTTCTCTTCAGAATCTAGAGCTACCCTAGTGAAAGCGTTACAAAATCAATATAGTAGCGTACCTACTTCAGAAGAAACACAAAACAATATACAGTCCTTATTGCAAGAAAATACATTTACCATCACTACGGGACATCAACTTAACTTGTTTACAGGACCGTTGTATTTTTTATATAAAATAGCTTCGGTTATTAATCTTTCAGAAGCACTGAAAGACAACTATCCCAAACAGCATTTTGTACCTGTTTATTGGATGGCAAGTGAAGATCACGATTTTGACGAGATTAATTATTTTAATTTTGAAAACACAAAAATTCAATGGAGCAGAAATGCAGATGGAGCAGTAGGTAGGTTAGATGATAAAGGCTTAGATAAGGTTTTTAAAACACTTGGAGATTCTTTTGGTAATAGTGAACAAGCACAGTTTTTAAAAAACCTTTTTGAAGAAGCATATTTAAAACATGATACACTAGCTCAAGCAACACGCTATCTTGCAAATGAGCTTTTTAAAAAATACGGGCTAGTGATAATTGATGGTGATGATGCATCTCTTAAAAAGGCATTTATACCATATGCTGAAAAAGAACTTGAAGAAAATATTTCTTTTAATAAAGTAACCAAAACAACAAAACAACTTACAGATCTAGGGTATCAAGAACAAGTACATCCTCGTGAGATTAACTTATTTTATCTTACCGAAAATCGTCGTGAACGTATTATTGAAAGAGAAGAGGTGTTTTATATCAATGATACCGATCTTTCTTTTTCAAAAGAAGAATTGTTTAATGAACTAAACAACCATCCAGAGCGCTTTTCTCCCAATGCTTTGTTACGGCCATTATATCAAGAAGTTATTCTTCCTAACCTTTGCTATGTAGGTGGAGGAGGAGAATTGGCTTATTGGTTTCAGTTAAAGGATTATTTTGATGCTGTAGCAGTACCATTTCCTATATTGTTGCTCCGCAACTCTGTATTATTAGTGCCTTCAAAACTTTCAAAAAAACTGGACAGTTTGGGTGTTTCTGTTAGCGAATTATTTTTAAAACAACATGAGCTAAAGACAAAGCATACCAAACGTATTTCAGAAATTGAAATTGATTTCTCAAAGCAACGTACTCATCTTCAACAACAATTTAAAGATTTGTACACCTTGGCCAAAAAGACAGACGCATCATTCTTGGGTGCTGTAGCGGCTCAAGAAAAAAAGCAGTTAAATGGACTGGATCATCTTGAAAAACGATTGTTGAAAGCTCAAAAACGCAAATTGGTTGATGAATTGGAAAGGCTAACAAAGCTGCAAGACATCTTGTTTCCTAATCAAAGTTTGCAAGAACGCACCAAGAACTTTTCAGAATTTTACCTAGAATACGGTGACCGTCTTTTCTCTGAAATAAAAAACAATCTAGACCCATTAGCTCATAAGTTTACCATCTTGGAGTTACAAACTTAAATCTTGCTGCTGCAGGTAGTTGAGTGTGTTTGGACCTTCATTAAAAAGTAAATCTAGAATCGATAAGTTGGAAAGAAATCCGTGTTTGGTTTCAAAAACTTGTTTGTAAGGAGATAAGTTAAAATCGGGTTGATTTTTGGCTTTAGCTAGATAACGAAGGTTTATAATTTTTTCAGGATTTTTATGATATTCTTCGGTCTTTGAGGTTTCTACGTCAAGATCTATTAATTCGCAAAGGGTATCAAAAATGTCTAAGTTATGATCTAAAAGTTTATTAACTGGTTTATTGAACAGTGGATAGAGTTCGTCTTCATAAAATTCAAAAAAAGGTGATGTGCGGTAAGCGGTAGTTAATGATTTCCAATGTTGTGATTGCCACGGAAATTCATTTTCAACTTGTACTTCTTT harbors:
- the bshC gene encoding bacillithiol biosynthesis cysteine-adding enzyme BshC, encoding MPISTISYQQTGYFSNLICDYLDSKDSLSQFFGNFPSLENFKNQIEQKQNFSSESRATLVKALQNQYSSVPTSEETQNNIQSLLQENTFTITTGHQLNLFTGPLYFLYKIASVINLSEALKDNYPKQHFVPVYWMASEDHDFDEINYFNFENTKIQWSRNADGAVGRLDDKGLDKVFKTLGDSFGNSEQAQFLKNLFEEAYLKHDTLAQATRYLANELFKKYGLVIIDGDDASLKKAFIPYAEKELEENISFNKVTKTTKQLTDLGYQEQVHPREINLFYLTENRRERIIEREEVFYINDTDLSFSKEELFNELNNHPERFSPNALLRPLYQEVILPNLCYVGGGGELAYWFQLKDYFDAVAVPFPILLLRNSVLLVPSKLSKKLDSLGVSVSELFLKQHELKTKHTKRISEIEIDFSKQRTHLQQQFKDLYTLAKKTDASFLGAVAAQEKKQLNGLDHLEKRLLKAQKRKLVDELERLTKLQDILFPNQSLQERTKNFSEFYLEYGDRLFSEIKNNLDPLAHKFTILELQT
- a CDS encoding WbqC family protein codes for the protein MDSILVHPVYFPSIAQMVAIAKAEKVVFEVSGNYQKQSYRTRTYIAHSNGKLTLNIPIKHTGQRQKTKEVQVENEFPWQSQHWKSLTTAYRTSPFFEFYEDELYPLFNKPVNKLLDHNLDIFDTLCELIDLDVETSKTEEYHKNPEKIINLRYLAKAKNQPDFNLSPYKQVFETKHGFLSNLSILDLLFNEGPNTLNYLQQQDLSL
- a CDS encoding M14 family metallopeptidase — translated: MTKFFTPLFLVLSSFLFAQVQSPSEFLEYELGSQFTRNADVVNYFKHVAENSDMVTFQGYGKTNERRSLTYAVVSSPQNILNLETIRANNLKSIGLQSGEANPKHAIVWMSYNVHGNEASSTEAAMATLYQLITEKKDWLENTVVIIDPSVNPDGRDRYVNWYNQVKATPYNPSQDATEHSEPWPGGRPNHYLFDLNRDWAWASQIETRQRLKIYNQWMPHVHVDFHEQGINEPYYFAPAAEPYHEIITPFQREFQHQIGKNHAKYFDENGWLFFTRERFDLLYPSYGDTYPIYMGAIGMTYEQAGHGFAGLGINTDEGFELTLKDRIAHHTTTGLSTVEVASRNTEELTSEFKKFFNNQSSKYKSYVLKGNSDNINALTELLDLHEIKYGFINGKTVTGYSYTDAKQGSMKAENALVVSTNQPKGKMVQVLFEPQTKLSTPVTYDITAWSLPYAYGLEAVASTSLVSANDTPKSIFKTNTEASTAAGYIAKWNSMDDASFLADLLKHDIRVRFSEKKLNFNGNTFDRGSLIITRSDNKSNTEFDAIVNRLANNHKRTLYASQTSFADTLTDFGSPDIKLINKQRIAVLQGNGTSSLSYGAIWHFFEQQLQYPITSINTEDFNADMLQRYDVLVMPNGWYRSVLKDETFSELKNWIQKGGKVIAIGSAVRSFEGRNGFSLKEKSTLESADSNDEAKQNLTPYDARELESTKNLITGSIFKVKMDSSHPMAFGYDDTYFSLKLGDQAYSFLDSGYNVGYIKGAAENVSGFAGATAKEGLTDTLVFGEDRVGRGSVVYIIDDVLFRSFWQNGKLLFVNSLFFVNNNAFTL